In Candidatus Binataceae bacterium, one genomic interval encodes:
- a CDS encoding alpha/beta hydrolase, whose protein sequence is MRRDIEIQAEGATLRGWLFTPERSAGPAPVVVMAHGFSAVKEMYLDRYAEVFSTAGIAALVFDNRNFGASSSEPRYEIDPWQQVRDYRHAITWVRTQPGIDRERVGVWGSSYSGGHVLVLGAIDRRVKCVVSQVALVSGSRNLKRLVRADMFASLREQFDADREARLGGAAPMMIPVVSEDPMGPAALPTADSWSWFTATGKSRAPSWRNEVTLRTVEMLGEYEPGSYVERISPTPLLMIIADGDHLAVADEAFAAYHRALEPKKLLVLKGGHFDAYVKDFEASSSAARDWLVEHLSR, encoded by the coding sequence ATGCGGCGCGATATCGAGATTCAGGCGGAAGGAGCCACGCTCCGCGGATGGCTGTTTACTCCCGAGCGCAGCGCCGGGCCGGCGCCCGTCGTCGTGATGGCGCACGGCTTCTCGGCCGTCAAGGAGATGTATCTGGATCGCTACGCCGAGGTTTTCAGCACTGCCGGAATCGCCGCACTGGTCTTCGACAATCGCAATTTTGGCGCGAGCAGCAGCGAGCCCCGATATGAAATCGACCCGTGGCAGCAGGTGCGCGATTATCGCCACGCGATCACCTGGGTGCGGACGCAACCCGGGATCGATCGCGAGCGCGTCGGCGTCTGGGGATCGAGCTACAGCGGCGGCCACGTCCTGGTGCTGGGCGCGATCGACCGGCGCGTCAAGTGCGTGGTCTCGCAAGTCGCGCTCGTCAGCGGCTCGCGCAATTTGAAGCGTTTGGTGCGCGCCGACATGTTCGCGAGTCTGCGCGAGCAGTTCGACGCCGATCGCGAAGCCCGTCTCGGCGGCGCCGCACCCATGATGATCCCGGTCGTCAGCGAAGACCCCATGGGTCCGGCGGCCCTGCCGACCGCTGACTCCTGGAGCTGGTTCACCGCGACCGGCAAGAGCCGCGCGCCGTCGTGGCGCAACGAGGTCACCCTGCGCACCGTCGAGATGCTCGGCGAGTACGAACCCGGCTCGTACGTCGAGCGCATCAGCCCGACGCCGCTGCTGATGATCATTGCCGACGGCGACCATCTGGCCGTCGCCGACGAAGCTTTCGCCGCCTACCATCGCGCGCTTGAGCCCAAAAAGCTGCTCGTGCTCAAGGGCGGCCACTTCGACGCCTACGTCAAGGACTTCGAGGCTTCCAGCAGCGCCGCCCGCGATTGGCTAGTGGAACATCTCAGTAGATAG